The Bradysia coprophila strain Holo2 unplaced genomic scaffold, BU_Bcop_v1 contig_297, whole genome shotgun sequence DNA window caaataactgtaaaccctAACTTTGACAATACGAACgccgacgatttcatccacagagatgaacataacctaaacgtcatccaatttctttgaaattttttcgttaaaattttcgtcaacctgaaagatgaggttaagttcaaggctgtatactttgaggaggtcacgcagaccgccattttattagatgcgcgggaacacaccacttctgatgattttacatgtaaaaaaattccccacatcatcaagacgacgagaatcatcagagtaggtgaatttttgtatgaaatcggccattttatcatcaactgtggtgtgtaacccgcgtatctgtatctgcgtgacctccccaaagtatacagccttggttaagttgccttctgtggatgaaatttgacatttcgaaataaccttggaacaaacctattaagTCTGGTATTTTGTCCCTATAGTCAtgtaatagtcatttgtgtacctgttttggacgattgattttaggcaatttcgcggattgtaggccgaacgaagtgaggcttacaagcgaaagtgccttaaatcaaccgtcccaaacaggtgcacatgtgagttttcatgcagagggccggaaacccgagaaaattcgaaaaattgccctcattttcggccccgaagcatgaaatagtATATTGCCtgcacaaaatttgtttttggcGCGTTTAACTATTgtcaaaatagtttttggtGCAGATAATGATGTAGCAATACCCtccctagcaaccaaactacaattatGAAGGTGGTAAATACGTTTATGAATCACTGCTACTTTGTTCGttcgtgttgttgttgttgttgttgttttgaagCCATATGAAAAATCAGCGTatctcaaacttattttccccCCTAAAGCGATTTTTTGAGAGAGTCTGGAtactagagagagtattggatGTAgacatcaataaattttgttattacaAATCTTGCTGGTCGATAAGAGACATTTTTTGCATATGagcaaattttgaataaaccAGCCTGTTGATGATGTCTAAACTTATAAATATTGCCACCCAACACATCTTAATCGACACAAAAGCAAGTCTTGAGACAGATgagtaataaattaaaaagaatcGCTTCAACACATTTCGTTCATTAATGGTCAGTGCTGTCTTCAGTTGAGAGAAATATAAGTTGTTACTCTAATCATTCATTTATTGCTGATTCcttcacaaaaacaatcaCCCCTCTgcaatcgaaaaatgtttcatacTCTCAGTACATTTATTTACTTGGCGTAATTATAAATTGTGGTGTAGCGCGACCCAGCACATCTACGTCGAGCGTTCCATCCTTTAATAAAGTGGGTGATACAGTCATCGATCATCGATGATCGATGACCGTATTAATCTAATTCCACCGACGGGTATAGTTTatggttttattttaaatttcacatCGCCCAACAGTGTGCAACTTGTCCATTCAGCCGATGGGTTATcagaaaagtcaattttgaatgaaaattcctGAACATCTGTGTTGTGGATATGGGTATGGTGGGTATTGGATCTGATGGCTATGGATCTGACGTATTTTATGGTTATCAGAGCCGTGTTGGATTCGACAAGTAGTAGCAATTGGTTAAAGCAAAATGTGCAGAATGCAGATTGTAAACGGGATGGAGACATTTTTTACTTATGTGAGTTTTGCTTCTTCATCAGGAGTTTAAGTTCCGAAATAACTTGAATATCCATTTAATGCAGGGACTCTTTTTGGGATTTACAAAATTCCTTTTCCAcgttctttcaaattttcctgattttttttgtgtggaaaaatcaagaaatatgctaaaatattcccaaaaaagtCCCTGTCTAATGTAGCAACCGATTGTGTATATGGATACTTAGCAGTTGTCATTAAAtacgaagaagaagagaaaagttattttgtttacatctGTTCCATTTGTTTGCGTTTTGCATTTGGAACTCTAATGTTCCTTATTATCAGCCGGGACATAGGCGGGTAATTTATAAGTTCGATTCTACTACTTCCAAATgtaacaatagaaaatgcaaCGAAAAGCTGAGGGAATACTGAAGCAGGACTCAGTCAATGAATCCTTGGCTGTGAACCACAACGATAACCGAAAGAAATATACTTGCGATTCCTGTGACTTAACAGTCTTTTCGCGATCAGGCATCCGCAGACACTTTCGGCACAAGCATTTGGGTTTAAAGACACCATCTGGTGCACAGGATAAAACCGAAGTTTGCACCATTTGCGCTGCGTATGTGACAAAAAGGAACTTCAAAGACCATGTCAATTCTCACTCTACAGCCAGGAATTTTTCATGTGATTTATGTGGCAAAGCTGTAAAATCTATCTTCACGTTACGCAAACACATCAAAAGAGTTCATATGATAGTCAAGTCATCGACACAACCAGCAAATATGTAGAGTTAACATTATGCTTTGATCATCAATTTGAACTATATTTGAACTTTGAATCCGTTCTTGCAGGAAAACtaattgtgaaatttgtgacaaacaattttccagTCCAGCAACACTTCAACGGCACAAACTGAGATATCACAGCGACAGCGGAAACATTGCATGTGAAGTGTGTGACATGATATCGCCAATTGATGACCATAATCGCCacatgaaaatccatttagataataaatttcaatgtgATTTCTGTGACGTTCGATTTGCCAGCAATGAGAGTTTAAAGGTCCATCTCATCAGACATAGGTCGGAGTGGTCATATGAATGTGGATTGTGTTTGAAAGTATTTAAACATTCATCGTCTGTATCAAGTCATCGGAAATCGCACAAGATCAGCGGATACTATCATTGTGGTTGTTGTGACAATCGTTTCAAAGATTATGGTCAATTAAAAGTGCATTTTACTAATTTAAGTCACAGCTTTCATTCTAAAAAAAGAGACTAATTAAACTGTTGATGAGCAAATACCTGGCTACTTTTAATGAGTGGTATAGAAGAACATGTCTAATGGGTATAAAAATTTGCGGTAAAGCACTAAAGACGGACACCTAAATCTGGTTACACAAAGTAACGTGAAAGAGACATAAtcgaaaaatacaaatttttcatttgttcatctgTCAAATTCGTAGAACCCGAAGGAGTCCTAAAATCTTTCGTTTGATGTTCTGTCaagtttgaaagaaaaatgacaaaagtaaaataggaattaggtctctttcaCGTTGCACCGCGAAGgtgacctaaaatttttcttttctcaagGGTTTGCTACATGCCAGCAATACAACcatcaattaattaaaatttttcttttgttctcctgataaaagaaaaattggactTGGGTTTTCTTCGCGTCGTTAACTTTAAATACATTCACCGACGCGAAGGAGACCTAAAATTTCTATATTGTTTTCTATCAAGTTTGACAGTATAACAAgcgaaaaattggaatttggTCTCTTTCCTTGCTTCGTTTAGCTTCAGTACTCTAGGTACTAACAGCGACGCGAAGAAGAcctaaaatttttcctttattcTTCTATTAAAGGTAGCAAAATAAGAATTGGAATTAGGCCTATTTCGCGTTGCTATTTATAAGAAGTATGATTTTCAAAGACCAGACAGCTTTTGCGAAAGgggaaatcattttcaattcttaTATGACCACATAAGATACCGGCAACATTGTCACTAAACAAGAAGAAGAACGAAACTTTTGTTTACGCcggataaattttgttttgaaacaaTAATCTTTGTGCAAACAGTTTAACAATTAACTGACGAGTTTTCTGGTTATTGATTAAACTGTCGCCTCACTGGGTATCTAGTCAAAGACAGAACGatgtaaattttaaagttcGGTTTTCGAAATGAGAAAGAGAGTGTGGTGAACGAATAAGAATGCAAGCCATTCATGAGTCAGTCCGTGATCAATCCCTGGCCGTCGGCCACAACAAAGATAACCGAAAACAATATATTTGTGATTCCTGTGGATTGACTTTGTTTTCACGATCGGGCATCCACAGCCACATCCTGCACAAGCATTTAGGCCTACAGACATCTGCTGGTGCCCAGACCAAAACTGAAGTATGTACTGTTTGCGGAGTGTATGTAACGAAGAGGAATTTCAAGGATCATGTCAATTCCCACTCTGCAGCTAGGGACTataaatgtgaattttgtggATCAGCCGTAAAGTCTGTCTACACGTTAAGGAAACACATCAAAAGGGTTCACATGAAAAGCAAGTCATCGACACTACCAACAACTATCCAAAAAATTgagtgtgaaatttgtgacaaacaattttccagTTCTGAAGGACTGCGACGGCATGAACTGAGATACCACAGCGACAACGAAAACATTAGGTGCCAGGTCTGTGGCAAAAAATCGCTCACAATTGCTGAACACAACTATCATATGCAAATCCATTCGTTGGAGCGGAAATATCAATGTGAATCTTGTGAGCTTCGATTTGCCAGGTACGAGGGTCTGAAAAATCATCGCATCAAACATAAGTCGGACTGGTCGTACAAATGTGGATTGTGTTTGAAAGTATTTAAACATTCGTCGTCTGTATCGGGTCATCGAAAATCGCACAAAGTGAACGGTTATTATCATTGTGGATGTTGTGACGATCGTTTCAAAGATTATGCTCaactgaaaaatcattttgttaattCGGGTCACAGTTTCTATGCTAAAGTTAAGCGGCAAactgaataaattatttattaagcAAATGACTGGACTTTGAATGGGCGTGATATCGTGGAAAGTAGTGAGACACAATTTGTGTACTGTTGAAATGTCCTGAGGGAGTCCATATACGCCATATACGCGTTTTGTAGTGCTTCCGACCCGATAAAAGTGAACTGGGAAACCCGACCCTAATCAGGCCAAGTCGGATCGGGATTTTTTTCCGAGTTCGGGTAACCCGCTCATAGTTGCCTTGTTAGCGAAATTGACATTAATgctattgaagtaatagattttctatCAAGGCTCAGTGatacataataaaaaaagggaCTGATGGATTATCTTATAACACGTTTCTGGCTGCCTTTCATACAGCCCATTCATTCGATGCAAAATATAGGAAGATTTGAAAGAGACTTTGTATGAGcattaagtatggtttccactcaataAAAAGTACTCCATGAGAGAgtgagctgtcaagtaaacaaagcgaaaattggtaaaattcaaattgtctctcacacggagtacttttttggtaagtgtaGTCAAGCCTTAAGCTACTCAATTTCTGATTTAAACCTGGAAGACTTTATTGTTGAGTAACTGCAAACAACCATTTTTTGGTACAGTTTTTCAGATAAAAgtgtcattttcaaaaatgagtGGTTTTTGAATATAACTTCGACGGTATGTGTTTGAGAACATTAAATCCCACGAAATATGAAAGGTATCAataagtaataaaaaaaagcaaattataaaaatgtctTACATCCAGAGATATGACCCGCGTTTACCCACAAGTTCCACTAAGAAACAAACTTCAAATTTACGTCTTCCATATAAGGATTTAACTTATTAGacaattagaaattgatttacctttatttattatcattattgtaatcatcatcatcagaTTTCTAGTGTATAGCCACCACCATGGGATTGTGGGCACCATCAGaaagttttttaagatttgttgaaaaaattgaaaaacccctcccaattttttgatatgttaaatgggatgtgctagtcttcattttaagccaataaaatgaaaaatcggttggggtgctcattgacaaaaccagaaaattggactttgaTGCCTCACCCTGACTCACAGCTACACACTTTCGACCCGACGATACTTTTACTAGAATGTCTGTCAATTCTCTACGAACTAACATTAGATCAAAACCGGGTCGTTCCATTTCGgggtaaaattttctgaaaaagtcatggttttgaaatattcaaattttcttagagtTGCCCCGAGCCGGAGaggtcgtttaaaaaaaaacttcttctacgaaatgatcaccttgaaattccctatcgatagcaccataaacgtccgaaaacaaaaatggtgtgtccgattaaaaaaaaaatcgcctttGAGTACACCTCAATACGAATTCATCAGGCTGAAGTAATCCCAACACCAAAATTTGGACTCGAACCAATTTATGctgaattcatttaaaatgaacCGTAAATATTCTTCATGTGATTGAATATCCATGTATATTGGTCAggtgtgataaaaaataaaataaaaattattttacgcGCACAGCAAAATATGTAGAACATGACACTTTCACTTTCCTCATATAATTtggtttttaaaaataaaagtgtgaaaagaaattgtaactattcgcttcgctccgctccgaatgatgaaaataatgaaaattcaactttcaaataaacctccgataatttcatttagtgtcatctgtcatttcccaatcaAAATCAATGCTATCGACCTTCGAAGTATAATACTTCAATTACCGCACAAAGAAAGCATTAGTGATAAGGAAACTGTGTCcaacgattttaaaattttgttaaaatggcATCAGTTCGATATGCAGAAAAGCAGAATGCACTAGAAGAAGATTCAGAATCATTACAGGTAGGTGTGCCGTGCCTATCTCACCCCGTTCTTGTTTGATGTCGCAACATTTTATGAGATCTATGCGTCTTTAAACTTATAATTGAGACAATTGTTAATGAGGAACTAAGCATATGCATATCATTCATGTTAGAACTTTCgataaaactttgttttgCTTTCATGTCCTTTCCAGCTGAACAAATTGAAAAGGCAGCTCGAAATATTGGAGTCAGAAAAGTTTCATCTGACTGTTAACTTACGTGATGTTCAGCAGAGTCTCGACAAAAGTCAAAACgaattgcaaaatttcatgaccGGATTCAATTTGCTTGCGGCTCATATCGATTCACTGCAACAATTGAAGCGAGAAGTGGAATCACAGGATACAATCGAAGCAGATGCTATCAAAGACTCGAACTGGTTCCAAATGAGCGCAAAGGAAATCGATGGCCTAAAGACCGATTTAATTGAACTGCAAAAGCAATTGAACTGCTCGGATGCCATGCAAACACTTCGTGATGAAACAACTAGTTTGAAAAGTGAACTTCTGATGAACGAGCAGAAATCATTGGATTTTCACAGAGATGTGCAAATGTTGACTGTGATCTCCCAGAATGCCGGTCATCAGAGTTTAAGTTCGGCCCGAAACACGCTGATCGCATTAAGTGATGATCTAGCTCATTTGTATCACCTAGTCTGCACAGCGAATGGAGAGACGCCTAGTCGAGTGTTGCTGGATCGCAGAAGCGACGAATTTAGTTTGGACAATGATTCGCTGTCAGCCATTCAATCTCAATTCAAATCAGACATCCTACTGCAACGTGTCCACATACTAGAAGACTTGCAAGGCCTAGCTGATTCAGTTGAAATAAAGAAATGCGTGGTTATCGTCATGGATAAGTTAAAACACTTAAAGACTGCAATTGAGCACACCATAGAACTGAACAAAAGCGGAACGCTACATCACCGCGGTAACACTGAAGATCCTAACGAAGAAATTGCCGAACTTCAGGAACAAAATGCTAAATTAAAGAGTTTGTTGTCGACGAAACGAGAACAAATCAATGCCTTTCGCATGTTACTCAAGTCAAACATAAATAACGCTGAAGCGGCTCTAACCAATTTGAAGTCAAAATACGAGAACGAAAAGTTGGTTGTCAATGAAACCATATCGAAAATGAGGTACGAATTGCGTGTACTCAAAGAGGATGCCGCCACATTTTCAAGTGTACGGGCTGTGTTCGCTGCGAGATGTGAGGAATATGTCACACAAGTGGATAATTTGACCAGACTCAATGAGGCCGCCGAAGAAGAGAAGGAAAAACTCAACCAGTTGTTGCGATTGGTTGTACAACAGAAATTGATGCTGAATCAGCGCATCGAAGAGTTTGAATTGGAACAGAAGTACAAAATTCagagaaagtgaaatttttgtaattatatTGGTCTATGTTTAGACAGAACAGATGCACGGTTTTATATTTTCGGAGCTCGCCATCAAAAATCCACATTTCCCCTAAGTAATCAACATAAGAGTCTTTCGAGATAGTGAGTTTCAATTGACCTCAAATTATCATTCAGAAaagtttctttgtttttgtcgaattttcctaaaatttttccaattttcataaattttttcaagatcaaaaaaattcatgaaaataattgaaattttctggattttctcgaatttccacaattttttcggttttcttttaaatttttttagatttttgaaaattcagaa harbors:
- the LOC119078883 gene encoding zinc finger protein 141-like, with the translated sequence MQAIHESVRDQSLAVGHNKDNRKQYICDSCGLTLFSRSGIHSHILHKHLGLQTSAGAQTKTEVCTVCGVYVTKRNFKDHVNSHSAARDYKCEFCGSAVKSVYTLRKHIKRVHMKSKSSTLPTTIQKIECEICDKQFSSSEGLRRHELRYHSDNENIRCQVCGKKSLTIAEHNYHMQIHSLERKYQCESCELRFARYEGLKNHRIKHKSDWSYKCGLCLKVFKHSSSVSGHRKSHKVNGYYHCGCCDDRFKDYAQLKNHFVNSGHSFYAKVKRQTE
- the LOC119078885 gene encoding protein bicaudal D-like; this translates as MASVRYAEKQNALEEDSESLQLNKLKRQLEILESEKFHLTVNLRDVQQSLDKSQNELQNFMTGFNLLAAHIDSLQQLKREVESQDTIEADAIKDSNWFQMSAKEIDGLKTDLIELQKQLNCSDAMQTLRDETTSLKSELLMNEQKSLDFHRDVQMLTVISQNAGHQSLSSARNTLIALSDDLAHLYHLVCTANGETPSRVLLDRRSDEFSLDNDSLSAIQSQFKSDILLQRVHILEDLQGLADSVEIKKCVVIVMDKLKHLKTAIEHTIELNKSGTLHHRGNTEDPNEEIAELQEQNAKLKSLLSTKREQINAFRMLLKSNINNAEAALTNLKSKYENEKLVVNETISKMRYELRVLKEDAATFSSVRAVFAARCEEYVTQVDNLTRLNEAAEEEKEKLNQLLRLVVQQKLMLNQRIEEFELEQKYKIQRK